From Paenibacillus graminis, a single genomic window includes:
- a CDS encoding sensor histidine kinase produces MLAKWMMKLSGPFRRSIRNKLILTMIGLAVVPIVAITALAAENTRRSMEAEVISTNLSNMKWTGVYLGDQFAQLNNLIYTVLISPHLSDYLANAEEASLSSQFTAQRNITDTLTNLFYSAGNHVVGVELYLKEYNKLFTINASQSNIESPAAIPAPYKLLFDQNKDFMITTDSTDGTKFQLIRSINRFENQEKLGGISLQIRWGVLDQTLDLLGRGNEHTVFIAGADGRVLYQPWGSAPAAVTLHRIAGTSETQGYFRSDHEYVFYNTIDPVGLKLVTVIPNSFINKSALATMNFGLIIGAVSVVVAILLAVILAWRLATPIVSLARSIQGFGMMKEREVRLSNRVDEIGLLETKLDQMSHRIREHIRTEYLISLEKKSAELKALQAQINPHFLQNTLQMIGSMLFKNSPAESYGVIRSLSDMFRYIIREPEDLAPLRAELNHLNNYMQIQQQRFAVRLNYSLEVDEETLGSFIPKLSLQPIVENAFFHGLEPQEGPWELEVQVARAGEDTVITIRDNGVGIEPDRLAELQGRLTRRSGELWTHGERIGLSNVASRIHLHFGDSYGIRVESTERQGTTVTVTIPL; encoded by the coding sequence ATGTTAGCTAAATGGATGATGAAGCTGTCCGGTCCTTTCCGGCGGAGTATCCGCAACAAGCTCATTCTGACCATGATCGGCCTGGCTGTAGTGCCTATTGTGGCGATTACAGCGCTCGCTGCCGAGAACACCCGCCGCTCTATGGAGGCTGAAGTGATCAGCACGAATCTCTCCAATATGAAATGGACCGGTGTCTATCTCGGCGACCAGTTCGCCCAGCTGAATAATCTGATCTATACCGTGCTGATCAGTCCGCATTTAAGCGATTATCTGGCGAATGCTGAGGAAGCGAGCCTGTCCAGCCAATTTACGGCGCAGCGGAATATTACCGATACTTTGACGAATCTGTTCTATTCTGCCGGGAACCATGTGGTTGGGGTGGAGCTGTATTTGAAGGAATACAACAAGCTGTTCACAATTAATGCCTCGCAGAGCAATATTGAATCCCCGGCTGCGATTCCGGCACCCTATAAGCTGCTGTTCGACCAGAATAAGGATTTCATGATCACAACGGACAGCACGGATGGCACCAAGTTCCAGCTCATCCGCAGCATTAACCGTTTTGAGAATCAGGAGAAGCTGGGCGGTATCTCCCTGCAGATCCGCTGGGGTGTGCTCGACCAGACACTGGACCTGCTGGGAAGGGGAAACGAGCATACGGTATTTATCGCCGGAGCTGACGGCAGAGTGCTGTACCAGCCATGGGGCAGTGCTCCGGCTGCTGTTACACTTCACCGGATCGCCGGCACCAGTGAGACGCAAGGGTATTTTCGCAGCGATCATGAATATGTGTTCTACAACACCATTGACCCGGTGGGTCTGAAATTGGTCACAGTGATCCCGAACAGCTTCATTAATAAAAGCGCGCTGGCGACCATGAACTTTGGTCTGATTATCGGTGCCGTGTCTGTAGTTGTCGCGATTCTGCTCGCTGTCATTCTCGCCTGGCGGCTGGCGACTCCGATAGTGAGTCTGGCCCGTTCGATTCAAGGCTTCGGCATGATGAAGGAGCGGGAGGTGCGGCTCAGCAACCGTGTGGACGAGATCGGCCTGCTGGAGACGAAGCTGGATCAAATGTCGCACCGCATCCGCGAGCATATCCGGACGGAATACCTGATCAGCCTGGAAAAAAAGAGTGCCGAGCTTAAAGCGCTGCAGGCGCAGATCAACCCGCACTTTCTGCAGAACACCCTGCAGATGATCGGCAGCATGCTGTTCAAGAACAGCCCGGCCGAAAGCTACGGCGTGATTCGGTCGCTGAGCGATATGTTCCGCTATATCATCCGCGAGCCGGAGGATCTGGCGCCGCTGCGGGCGGAGCTGAACCATCTGAACAACTACATGCAGATTCAGCAGCAGCGGTTCGCCGTCCGGCTGAATTACAGCCTTGAGGTGGATGAAGAGACACTGGGCAGTTTCATTCCGAAGCTGAGCCTGCAGCCGATTGTGGAGAATGCTTTTTTCCATGGCCTGGAGCCGCAGGAAGGCCCTTGGGAGCTGGAGGTTCAAGTGGCCCGCGCCGGAGAGGATACAGTCATCACCATCCGTGACAACGGGGTGGGGATCGAGCCGGACAGGCTTGCCGAACTGCAGGGCAGGCTGACCCGGCGCAGCGGGGAGCTGTGGACCCATGGCGAGCGGATCGGACTGAGCAATGTGGCTTCACGGATTCACCTGCATTTTGGCGACAGCTATGGCATTCGGGTAGAGAGTACAGAAAGACAGGGAACCACAGTGACCGTAACCATTCCTCTATAA
- a CDS encoding helix-turn-helix domain-containing protein gives MDLRLHACAYSFHTLPFKTSFTPPPFFLFRLQVLGSCRALVHGKMRLIEPGDLLIYPPGELYHLEVEAIDGKIESGDYYLLCEGSWIEQWWKARPRKIQQRIHLDGGMLSLWQQLSIEQHRIVQVNPELIRHLLCALCLSLDRLAEESGSRQDLQVRSNELVLLMQRYINEHALRPLRVEEVAAAAGLSVSRAVHLFKKLTGYTIIHYTQEIRLSNALERIRYTDLGLENIAGSCGFGTYSYFHKVFKARYGLSPKEVRDRPPHSILEGTYVITSGDQNVTGLSPDARRFLTT, from the coding sequence ATGGATCTTAGGCTGCATGCCTGCGCGTACTCTTTTCATACGCTGCCCTTCAAAACCTCCTTTACGCCGCCGCCGTTTTTTCTGTTCCGGCTGCAGGTGCTGGGCAGCTGCAGGGCGCTGGTGCACGGGAAAATGAGACTGATTGAGCCTGGAGATCTGCTGATCTATCCCCCTGGCGAGCTGTATCATTTAGAGGTTGAGGCTATAGACGGAAAGATAGAAAGCGGAGATTATTACCTGCTCTGCGAAGGCTCGTGGATCGAACAGTGGTGGAAGGCCCGGCCCCGTAAGATCCAGCAGCGGATTCATCTGGATGGCGGAATGCTGTCCCTATGGCAGCAGCTCAGCATCGAGCAGCACCGGATTGTACAGGTCAATCCCGAGCTGATCCGGCATCTGCTGTGTGCCTTATGTCTGTCGCTGGACCGGCTTGCGGAGGAGTCAGGTTCCCGGCAGGACCTGCAGGTACGTTCCAACGAATTGGTCCTGCTGATGCAGCGGTATATCAACGAGCATGCCCTGCGCCCGCTGCGGGTGGAGGAGGTTGCCGCGGCTGCCGGGTTAAGCGTCTCCCGTGCGGTGCATCTTTTTAAAAAACTGACGGGGTATACGATCATTCACTACACCCAGGAGATCAGACTGTCCAATGCCCTGGAGCGAATCCGCTATACCGACTTGGGACTGGAAAATATCGCCGGAAGCTGCGGATTCGGCACCTACTCCTATTTTCACAAGGTGTTCAAGGCCAGATATGGCCTCTCCCCCAAGGAAGTGCGGGACCGCCCGCCTCATTCTATTCTGGAAGGCACCTATGTTATCACCAGCGGGGATCAGAACGTCACCGGCCTCTCGCCGGATGCGCGGAGGTTTTTAACGACTTGA
- a CDS encoding glycoside hydrolase family 30 protein has translation MTDINLKWYSSTEQAPWTERQVPEARVPGTEEAAPANLTVTDDSYQTLEGFGGCFNELGYAALGQLPDDERARVMYDLFHPEGEQRFSICRLPIGASDYALDWYSLNETDGDYAMEHFSIERDRQLLIPYIKEALALNPELQLFASPWSPPTWMKFPKAYNYGTLRWEPEILAAYALYFVKFVEAYRAEGITIHQVHVQNEVVADQKFPSCVWTGEQLKIFIRDYLGPAFEQHGLDTEIWLGTINAPEPWDEWLKKKSSDHDAFAGVVLGDPEAYKYVKGVGYQWAGKHAIQRTVQSYPELRYMQTENECGDGENTWFYAKYIFGMYQHYFMNGVNAYIYWNMALAPKGRSTWGWEQNSMLTIDPASRQAILNPEYFVMKHFTRYAVPGSVRVGLRGPWSGHAVAFRTPEGRLTLVIANPYMEARMLHLRSGSSLYSFELEAESFHTLVLG, from the coding sequence ATGACGGATATAAATCTCAAATGGTATTCCAGCACAGAGCAGGCGCCTTGGACCGAGCGTCAGGTGCCGGAGGCGAGAGTACCGGGAACGGAGGAAGCGGCACCGGCCAATCTGACGGTTACGGATGACAGCTACCAGACGCTGGAAGGCTTCGGCGGCTGCTTCAATGAACTGGGCTATGCCGCACTGGGCCAGCTGCCGGATGATGAACGGGCCAGAGTGATGTATGACTTGTTCCATCCCGAGGGAGAACAGCGCTTCAGCATCTGCCGGCTGCCGATCGGAGCCAGCGATTATGCGCTGGACTGGTACAGCCTGAACGAAACGGATGGCGATTACGCGATGGAGCATTTCTCCATTGAGCGGGACCGGCAGCTGCTGATTCCCTATATCAAGGAAGCTCTGGCGCTGAACCCGGAGCTCCAATTATTCGCTTCTCCCTGGAGTCCGCCAACGTGGATGAAATTTCCCAAGGCGTATAATTACGGCACGCTCCGCTGGGAGCCGGAGATTCTGGCTGCTTATGCCCTCTATTTCGTGAAGTTCGTAGAGGCCTACAGGGCAGAGGGCATTACCATACATCAGGTGCATGTGCAAAATGAAGTGGTCGCCGACCAGAAGTTCCCTTCCTGTGTCTGGACCGGGGAGCAGCTGAAGATTTTCATCCGCGATTATCTCGGACCGGCGTTCGAGCAGCATGGGCTGGATACGGAAATCTGGCTCGGCACGATCAACGCCCCGGAGCCGTGGGATGAATGGCTGAAGAAGAAGTCCAGCGATCATGATGCTTTTGCCGGGGTGGTGCTTGGTGATCCGGAAGCCTATAAATATGTTAAGGGCGTCGGCTACCAGTGGGCAGGCAAACATGCCATTCAGCGTACGGTGCAGAGCTACCCTGAACTGCGCTATATGCAGACGGAGAATGAATGCGGCGACGGGGAGAATACCTGGTTTTACGCCAAATATATTTTTGGCATGTATCAGCACTATTTTATGAACGGAGTCAACGCCTATATCTACTGGAATATGGCGCTTGCCCCCAAAGGGCGCAGCACCTGGGGCTGGGAGCAGAACTCTATGCTGACCATTGATCCTGCCTCCAGGCAGGCTATCCTCAACCCGGAGTATTTTGTGATGAAGCATTTCACCCGCTACGCCGTGCCGGGTTCGGTAAGGGTGGGGCTGAGGGGGCCGTGGAGCGGACATGCTGTCGCTTTCCGCACACCGGAGGGCCGGCTGACGCTGGTTATCGCCAACCCTTATATGGAGGCACGGATGCTGCATTTGCGCAGCGGGTCATCGCTGTACTCCTTTGAGCTTGAAGCAGAATCCTTTCATACTTTAGTGCTGGGTTAA
- a CDS encoding helix-turn-helix domain-containing protein, producing the protein MLEHLEDHERIPYICRLLYEAYRLPVTWLNPKGETVQALHPFGHTRPPVEGIQGLPAEVLERIQAAAGSRNDSRTAAFPRICTTAYLENFIILPLCGELEQSGAVVIGPSLYAPLTEENAGTLLRDHNTPPGEQEAWLQYYRRLPALDRMRLCHAAILLYTLATGRTLSVSELLLDSTLLQPAQLRDSTPDLNLSYRRENTWLHHDPSQERELFRHIRNGDKSGLLQTHASFNEDQYGLLSRKSQLRSKKNLAISSITLATRAAIDGGLFWEIAYTLSDFHIQHIEELQDIPAVDRAQLAALCEFADHVKDNRRSKLSRTSALCQNYIFNHLYEELTLSKLAGVAGLNASYLSQLFKKETGLAVSEYIQRERIEEAKRLMEWPGISLSDIATRLHFNDQSYFTKVFKKYTGITPREFRHDRGIT; encoded by the coding sequence ATGCTGGAGCATCTGGAAGATCATGAACGGATTCCTTATATATGCAGGCTGCTGTACGAGGCTTATCGGCTGCCGGTCACCTGGCTGAATCCGAAAGGCGAAACAGTGCAGGCACTGCATCCGTTTGGCCACACCCGGCCTCCGGTCGAAGGCATCCAAGGGCTTCCGGCGGAAGTTCTGGAAAGGATTCAAGCTGCAGCAGGCAGCCGGAATGATTCAAGAACCGCTGCTTTTCCGCGAATCTGCACAACGGCTTACCTGGAGAATTTCATCATTCTCCCTCTATGCGGAGAGCTGGAGCAGAGTGGGGCCGTCGTCATCGGCCCTTCGCTGTACGCTCCCCTGACCGAAGAAAATGCGGGCACCCTGCTGCGTGACCACAACACTCCTCCTGGAGAACAGGAGGCCTGGCTGCAATATTACCGCCGTCTGCCCGCACTGGACCGGATGCGGCTGTGCCATGCGGCCATCCTGCTGTATACGCTGGCCACCGGCCGGACCCTGTCCGTCAGCGAGCTGCTGCTCGATTCGACACTGCTTCAACCTGCGCAGCTGAGGGACAGCACACCTGATCTGAATCTGTCCTACCGGCGGGAGAACACCTGGCTGCACCATGATCCGAGCCAAGAGCGCGAGCTGTTCCGGCATATCCGCAACGGAGACAAGAGCGGGCTGCTGCAGACACATGCCAGCTTCAACGAAGACCAATACGGGCTGCTCTCCAGGAAAAGCCAGCTGCGCAGCAAAAAAAATCTCGCCATCTCCTCCATTACCCTGGCCACCCGTGCGGCCATTGACGGAGGACTGTTCTGGGAGATCGCTTACACGCTGAGTGATTTTCATATTCAGCATATTGAGGAACTGCAGGATATTCCGGCGGTGGACCGTGCCCAGCTTGCGGCCCTGTGCGAATTCGCCGATCATGTGAAGGATAACCGCAGGTCCAAGCTGTCCCGCACCTCTGCGCTGTGCCAGAATTATATTTTCAACCATCTGTATGAAGAGCTTACTTTGAGCAAGCTTGCCGGAGTTGCCGGGCTGAATGCCAGCTACCTCTCCCAGCTGTTCAAGAAAGAAACGGGCCTTGCCGTCAGCGAATACATCCAGCGGGAACGGATCGAGGAGGCCAAACGCCTGATGGAGTGGCCAGGGATCAGCCTGTCGGATATCGCTACCCGGCTGCATTTTAACGACCAGAGCTATTTCACCAAAGTATTCAAGAAATATACCGGCATCACCCCCAGGGAGTTCCGGCATGACCGGGGGATTACCTGA
- a CDS encoding glycoside hydrolase family 3 C-terminal domain-containing protein, translated as MTIDIRHLISQLTLEEKAALCSGLDFWHTQGVERLGIPSVMMTDGPHGLRKQAESADHLGLHNSVPATCFPSAAGLASSWNRQLIRRVGEALGRECQAEDVAVLLGPGTNIKRSPLNGRNFEYFSEDPYLSSEMAASHIQGVQSQGVGTSLKHFAANNQEHRRMSTDAVIDERTLREIYLASFEGAVKQAQPWSVMCSYNRVNGEYASESETLLTRILRDEWGFEGFVVSDWGAVNERVKALQAGLELEMPSSGGIGGAKIIAAVNSGELSMETLDLAVERLLSFIYKRVENRQENLSFEPGEHHLLAREVARESMVLLKNEGSLLPLAPQGTLAIIGEFAKKPRYQGGGSSHVNPTKLDDAFAELQAVAGEATSFLYAQGYELGSDEVNEDLLREARDTAAKSDAAVLFLGLPDRYESEGYDRSHLSLPASHIALIGAVAQVQENIIVVLSNGSPVEMPWIGKTKAVLEGYLGGQAFGGAVADLLFGVVSPSGKLAETFPVKLSDNPSFLNFPGEGDKVEYKEGVFVGYRYYDKKEMEPLFPFGFGLSYTEFEYSGLVLDKTSIRDTDTVQVTVTVKNTGSRTGQEIVQLYVGDVESSVIRPLQELKGFQKVELQPGEARGVSFTLDKRAFAYYNVQLGEWHVESGAFRIGVGASSRDIRLSASLEVASTTEIPVSFHRNSTVGDLLDNPLTAERAKKFSSIFGLESAMEDNPEMFVAMMKYMPLRAMIGFGQGKYTEEDLAQDLRELNALAAK; from the coding sequence ATGACTATTGACATTCGACATCTCATTTCGCAATTGACGCTTGAAGAGAAGGCCGCTCTCTGCTCGGGTCTTGATTTCTGGCATACCCAAGGAGTTGAACGGCTGGGCATCCCGTCTGTGATGATGACAGATGGTCCGCATGGCCTGCGCAAACAGGCGGAGAGCGCAGACCATCTGGGTCTTCATAACAGTGTGCCTGCCACCTGTTTTCCTTCGGCGGCAGGACTTGCTTCTTCCTGGAACCGGCAGCTGATCCGCCGGGTCGGTGAAGCGCTGGGCAGGGAATGCCAGGCTGAGGATGTGGCCGTTCTGCTGGGGCCAGGCACCAATATCAAACGTTCCCCGCTGAACGGGCGGAATTTTGAATATTTTTCCGAAGATCCATATTTGTCTTCGGAGATGGCTGCGAGTCATATTCAGGGAGTACAGAGCCAGGGTGTGGGCACATCGCTGAAGCATTTTGCCGCCAATAACCAGGAGCACCGCAGAATGTCCACCGATGCCGTGATTGATGAACGGACGCTGCGGGAAATTTATCTGGCGAGCTTCGAAGGGGCAGTGAAACAAGCCCAGCCATGGAGCGTTATGTGCTCTTACAACCGGGTAAACGGAGAATATGCTTCGGAAAGCGAAACGCTGCTGACACGGATTCTCCGGGATGAGTGGGGGTTTGAAGGTTTCGTAGTGTCCGACTGGGGGGCTGTGAACGAGCGGGTGAAGGCGCTGCAGGCCGGGCTTGAGCTGGAGATGCCATCAAGCGGAGGGATCGGCGGTGCCAAAATCATTGCCGCCGTGAACAGCGGCGAGCTGTCCATGGAGACGCTGGACCTTGCGGTGGAGCGGCTGCTTAGCTTTATTTACAAACGGGTGGAGAACCGTCAAGAGAACCTCTCGTTTGAGCCGGGCGAACACCACCTTCTGGCGCGTGAGGTGGCCAGGGAAAGCATGGTGCTGCTGAAGAATGAAGGCAGCCTTCTGCCGCTGGCTCCGCAAGGCACGCTTGCCATCATCGGTGAGTTCGCGAAGAAGCCGCGTTATCAGGGGGGCGGCAGCTCGCATGTGAATCCGACGAAGCTGGATGATGCCTTTGCGGAGCTGCAGGCGGTGGCGGGGGAGGCAACAAGCTTCCTGTATGCGCAGGGTTATGAGCTGGGCAGCGATGAGGTGAACGAAGACCTTCTGCGTGAAGCGCGCGATACAGCCGCCAAGTCGGATGCCGCAGTGCTGTTCCTTGGACTGCCGGACAGATACGAGTCGGAGGGGTATGACCGCAGCCATCTGTCCCTGCCCGCAAGCCATATCGCACTGATCGGGGCGGTGGCTCAGGTGCAGGAAAACATTATCGTGGTGCTGAGCAACGGTTCCCCGGTGGAAATGCCCTGGATCGGCAAGACGAAGGCGGTTCTGGAAGGCTACCTGGGCGGGCAGGCCTTCGGCGGGGCGGTTGCCGACCTGCTCTTTGGCGTGGTGAGTCCAAGCGGGAAACTGGCCGAAACGTTCCCGGTGAAGCTAAGCGACAACCCGTCGTTCCTGAATTTCCCCGGTGAAGGCGACAAGGTGGAGTACAAGGAAGGGGTGTTCGTCGGCTATCGCTACTATGACAAAAAAGAAATGGAGCCGCTGTTCCCGTTCGGCTTCGGCCTGAGCTATACCGAATTCGAATATAGCGGCTTGGTGCTGGATAAAACCAGCATACGCGATACAGACACCGTTCAGGTCACCGTAACTGTGAAGAATACCGGCAGCCGGACCGGACAGGAGATCGTCCAGCTCTATGTGGGTGACGTGGAGAGCAGCGTCATCCGTCCGCTCCAGGAGCTGAAAGGCTTCCAGAAGGTAGAACTGCAGCCCGGAGAGGCGCGCGGGGTTTCTTTTACACTGGATAAACGCGCCTTTGCCTATTACAATGTGCAGCTTGGCGAATGGCATGTCGAGAGCGGAGCCTTCCGGATTGGGGTCGGCGCTTCTTCCCGCGATATCCGTCTGAGCGCTTCCCTTGAAGTGGCTTCCACAACGGAGATTCCAGTGAGCTTCCACCGCAATTCGACAGTCGGGGATCTGCTGGACAATCCGCTTACGGCAGAGCGCGCGAAGAAATTCAGCAGTATTTTCGGACTTGAAAGTGCGATGGAGGATAATCCGGAAATGTTCGTGGCGATGATGAAATATATGCCGCTGCGGGCTATGATCGGCTTCGGGCAGGGGAAATACACCGAAGAGGATTTGGCTCAGGATCTGCGCGAGCTGAATGCACTGGCGGCGAAATAA
- a CDS encoding glycoside hydrolase family 3 protein, translated as METATFPFEQIELQLNERVQDLLSRLTLDEKVSLMPQYQAAIERLGVGGYKHGTEGAHGISWLGAATSFPQPGGLACTWNPELVQKIGEAIGDEARAFYRKNPTVNGLTLWAPTVDMERDPRWGRTEEAYGEDPVLTGRLSTALVKGIQGDHPKYLKAVATLKHFLGNNNEIDRGVASSSIDPRNMREYYLEAFKPAFKEGGAQSMMTAYNSVNGVPVILHPAVMEIVKGEWEMDGFIVSDAGDLFGIVKDHKYYESFARSMAESIKNGIDSVTEETEETIKVIHQALNEGLLTEGDLDRALFNTFRVRFRLGEFDPEEGNPYAAIDDSVILSPEHSKLSLEAAKQSIVLLKNDNAALPLRSKELSKAAVIGPLADEAFRDWYSGTLAYGVTPLQGVTKKLAGKQVVFESGDDRIILTSAASGKAVGMTGEEGRLAVLHDVPERGELFRHTAWGWTAHTLEATSRGQYVTLNDAGTLTASADEIYGWYVKESLNLVPEEGGAVSLRTWNDKLISIREKDGTLHVGEQDASTEAHTFHKKIVVNGVEAAVQAAKAAEVAVVFVGNHPLLNGKEEIDRPDIVLPEEQERLVKAVYEANPNTVVVIVGSYPISSTWIDENIPAVLYTSHSGQELGNAVADVLFGDYSPSGKLNMTWYRSVDQLPGLMDYDIIKGKRTYMYFDGEPLYPFGHGLTYAQVAYRNLSLAEHELQPDGIINLSVEVKNTGAVESDEVVQLYIHALSSRVQRPLKQLMGFEKIHLAAGQMHTVAFTLPVAGLAFWDVTREQYCVESGDYEVIIGRSSGDIQLTGRVYVQGDTVPPRNLYATVKAENYDDYEKVYLDECKAGGASIHPAADGAWIAFKDADFAQGAVEFQGLVSSATGGSLEIRTGGRTGKLAGTLEIPAGSATQEWKSLSVLVGIEAGNTDVYLIFSGEVLLSRFHFSA; from the coding sequence ATGGAAACCGCAACCTTTCCCTTTGAACAAATTGAATTGCAGCTGAATGAACGTGTGCAGGACCTGCTCTCCAGATTAACGCTGGATGAGAAGGTAAGCCTGATGCCCCAATATCAAGCAGCCATCGAGCGTTTAGGAGTAGGCGGCTATAAGCATGGTACGGAAGGGGCACACGGCATTTCCTGGCTGGGCGCAGCCACTTCTTTTCCCCAGCCTGGCGGATTGGCCTGCACTTGGAACCCGGAGCTGGTGCAGAAAATCGGTGAAGCGATTGGGGATGAAGCCAGAGCGTTTTACCGTAAAAATCCGACGGTGAATGGCCTGACTCTTTGGGCGCCTACAGTAGATATGGAGCGCGACCCGCGCTGGGGCAGAACGGAAGAGGCTTATGGCGAGGACCCCGTACTGACAGGCCGCCTCAGCACTGCACTGGTGAAGGGTATTCAAGGCGACCACCCCAAGTATTTGAAAGCGGTAGCAACGCTCAAGCATTTCCTGGGTAATAACAATGAAATTGACCGTGGAGTAGCTTCGTCCAGCATAGATCCGCGCAATATGCGCGAGTATTATCTCGAAGCCTTCAAGCCTGCCTTCAAAGAGGGCGGCGCGCAGTCGATGATGACGGCGTACAACTCGGTGAACGGCGTTCCGGTGATTTTGCATCCGGCAGTCATGGAGATTGTGAAGGGCGAATGGGAAATGGACGGTTTTATTGTAAGCGATGCCGGAGATTTGTTCGGGATTGTAAAAGATCATAAATATTACGAATCGTTCGCCCGGTCCATGGCAGAATCGATCAAAAACGGCATCGACAGTGTGACAGAGGAAACGGAGGAAACGATTAAGGTTATTCATCAGGCGCTTAACGAAGGTCTGCTGACTGAGGGGGATCTGGACCGCGCGCTTTTCAATACATTCCGGGTCCGTTTCCGCCTGGGCGAGTTCGATCCTGAGGAAGGCAATCCGTACGCAGCCATTGACGATTCCGTCATTCTCAGCCCGGAACACAGCAAGCTGTCCCTGGAAGCCGCGAAGCAGTCCATCGTCCTGCTGAAGAATGACAATGCTGCCCTTCCGCTCCGCTCAAAAGAGTTGTCCAAAGCCGCAGTCATTGGGCCACTGGCGGATGAAGCCTTCAGAGACTGGTACTCCGGCACTCTGGCTTATGGCGTGACTCCGCTGCAGGGTGTGACCAAGAAGCTGGCCGGGAAGCAGGTTGTTTTTGAGAGCGGGGACGACCGCATTATTCTGACTTCGGCAGCCAGCGGCAAGGCCGTGGGAATGACTGGGGAAGAAGGAAGGCTGGCAGTGCTGCATGATGTGCCGGAGCGCGGAGAATTATTCCGCCATACGGCCTGGGGCTGGACGGCCCATACGCTGGAAGCCACCAGCCGGGGACAGTATGTAACATTGAACGATGCCGGCACCCTGACAGCTTCTGCGGATGAAATCTATGGCTGGTACGTGAAGGAATCGCTGAATCTGGTGCCGGAAGAAGGGGGGGCGGTCAGCCTGCGCACCTGGAATGACAAACTGATCTCAATTCGCGAAAAGGATGGCACCCTGCATGTTGGTGAACAGGATGCCAGTACCGAAGCGCACACCTTCCACAAAAAGATTGTTGTAAACGGTGTAGAAGCTGCAGTCCAGGCGGCCAAAGCCGCAGAGGTCGCTGTCGTATTCGTCGGCAACCATCCGCTGCTGAACGGCAAGGAAGAAATCGACCGTCCGGATATTGTGCTCCCGGAAGAGCAGGAACGTCTGGTCAAGGCAGTCTACGAAGCCAATCCCAACACTGTAGTAGTTATTGTGGGCAGCTACCCGATTTCCTCCACATGGATTGATGAGAATATTCCGGCGGTGCTGTACACCTCCCACAGCGGTCAGGAGCTGGGCAACGCGGTAGCGGATGTTCTGTTCGGGGACTACAGCCCGTCGGGCAAACTCAATATGACCTGGTACCGTTCCGTGGATCAGCTTCCTGGCCTGATGGATTACGATATTATCAAAGGCAAAAGAACCTACATGTACTTTGACGGCGAGCCGCTGTATCCGTTCGGCCATGGGCTGACCTATGCGCAGGTGGCTTACCGCAATTTGTCGCTGGCGGAGCATGAGCTGCAGCCGGATGGAATAATTAACCTATCGGTGGAAGTTAAAAATACCGGTGCGGTGGAGAGCGACGAAGTGGTCCAGCTCTACATCCATGCCTTATCCTCCCGGGTGCAGCGTCCGCTCAAGCAGCTCATGGGTTTCGAGAAGATTCATCTTGCCGCCGGACAGATGCACACTGTTGCCTTCACTTTGCCGGTGGCCGGGCTGGCCTTCTGGGATGTGACGCGGGAGCAGTACTGTGTGGAATCCGGTGATTACGAGGTCATCATTGGCCGTTCCTCGGGCGATATTCAACTGACCGGACGCGTGTATGTGCAGGGCGATACTGTTCCGCCGCGTAATTTGTATGCTACAGTCAAAGCCGAGAACTACGATGACTATGAAAAAGTGTACCTGGATGAGTGCAAAGCGGGCGGCGCATCCATTCACCCGGCAGCGGACGGAGCCTGGATCGCCTTCAAGGATGCGGATTTCGCACAGGGTGCAGTCGAGTTCCAAGGGCTTGTATCCTCGGCCACAGGCGGTAGTCTGGAGATCCGGACCGGAGGCCGTACTGGGAAATTGGCAGGTACGCTGGAGATTCCGGCAGGCAGTGCAACCCAGGAGTGGAAAAGCCTGTCCGTTCTTGTCGGCATTGAAGCCGGAAATACGGATGTTTATTTGATCTTCAGCGGTGAGGTTCTGCTGAGCCGTTTCCATTTTAGCGCATAG